From the Paludisphaera mucosa genome, one window contains:
- a CDS encoding MFS transporter gives MADVASMQGLQEGSAAPAGLRAIRGLLATQFLGAFNDNAWKQFVILLAVAAAATESQGQSRTAIAQIVLMVPLLFVSLPAGVLADRVGKKSIIVWMKIAELGLMLLGTFFLMVHPAGGWPVLLVLGLLGVQAALYSPAKYGILPEILSRGELSRGNGLLEMFTNVAIIAGTVAAGPLFEVTRKQPWFAGLPLAILSAIGLLAAMRIPTVAPARSAGGLAETLRMAYDAIRADRVLRLAVVGQVIVWSIASLIPAPVLPYAKVVLHLDAWLATLPLGALGIGIGIGCYLAGRLSGAQVEYGLLPLGALGMSLSALTFAAWGPGLYGTILLMGLLGFFAGFLLVPLNALIQWRSPADRRGAVIAATNVLVYAGMLAGSVLALVLAWAEVSGRGVFLMIGLGLAVGYLWAMTLVPEAFFRFVFLSMGATIYRIRFVGRENVPKEGQALLVPNHVSFVDGLFIMALSDRPVRFVIFSEFFDKPILGRLLRAMRAIPISASGGPRLILQAFREAGRALDAGELVCIFPEGQLTRTGLIGPFQRGLQRIVKNRTTPIIPIHLDRLYESVFAPVSGRRLPGRIPLPVTVSIGAPLPPTASLFEMRQAIRDLDNAAWTYRKNDSRPLHHGFIREARRHPRRHALMDLQKPPLSYSRTLAGALAIARQLRPHWDGETNVGVMLPASLGAAVINIGAALAGKAVVNLNFTAGRAGMESAARQAGLKTLITSRQFLAKAKLEAPGGLRLIYAEDEMAKITRSDKLKALALALFAPIKTLERYAGATRPVSLDDVATIIFSSGSTGEPKGVVLTHFNVISDIEAIRRMYRVLPHDRLASILPFFHSFGYMMFWFAKTSGMGSAFHPSPLDAISVGQLVERFSVTVLMATPTFLHLYIRRCTPSQFGSLRLVLAGAERLPDSLLAAFEDAFGIRPMEGYGVTECSPVVAVNAFDFRAPRFFQPGARRGYVGQPVPGVAVRIVSATTRDTMGPNEEGLVYVKGPNVMQGYLGREDLTAKAFVDGWYNTGDLGLLSDDGFLKITGRLSRFSKIGGEMVPHGRVEEALQEAVKADTQQFAVTSVGDPKKGEKLAVLTTLDDAKVDAALGRLVEMGLPNLFIPRRDHVFKVPSIPMLGSGKLDLRAVHKLAEESLAAHEPAASRA, from the coding sequence ATGGCCGACGTCGCGAGCATGCAGGGACTCCAAGAGGGATCGGCGGCGCCCGCGGGCCTCCGCGCGATCCGGGGGCTGCTGGCGACGCAGTTCCTGGGGGCCTTCAACGACAACGCCTGGAAGCAGTTCGTCATCCTCCTGGCGGTGGCCGCGGCCGCGACGGAGAGCCAGGGCCAGAGCCGGACGGCGATCGCCCAGATCGTGCTCATGGTCCCGCTCCTATTCGTCTCGCTGCCGGCCGGCGTGCTCGCCGACCGCGTCGGCAAGAAGTCGATTATCGTCTGGATGAAGATCGCCGAGCTCGGCCTGATGCTCCTGGGGACGTTCTTCCTCATGGTCCACCCGGCGGGCGGCTGGCCCGTCCTGCTCGTCCTGGGGCTGCTCGGCGTCCAGGCCGCGCTCTACAGCCCGGCGAAGTACGGGATCCTTCCCGAGATCCTCTCGCGCGGTGAGCTTTCCCGCGGCAACGGGCTGCTGGAGATGTTCACGAACGTCGCCATCATCGCCGGAACCGTCGCCGCCGGGCCGCTGTTCGAGGTCACCCGGAAGCAGCCGTGGTTCGCCGGCCTGCCGCTGGCGATCCTCTCGGCGATCGGCCTGCTCGCCGCGATGCGGATCCCCACGGTCGCCCCGGCGCGGAGCGCCGGCGGCCTCGCGGAGACCCTTCGCATGGCCTATGACGCGATCCGCGCCGACCGCGTGCTGCGGCTGGCCGTCGTCGGCCAGGTGATCGTCTGGAGCATCGCCAGCCTGATCCCGGCCCCGGTCCTGCCTTATGCGAAGGTCGTCCTGCACCTCGACGCCTGGCTGGCGACGCTGCCGCTGGGGGCCCTGGGGATCGGCATCGGAATCGGCTGCTACCTGGCCGGCAGGCTGTCGGGGGCGCAGGTCGAGTACGGGCTGCTGCCGCTGGGGGCGCTCGGGATGTCGCTCTCGGCGCTGACGTTCGCGGCCTGGGGACCCGGGCTGTACGGCACAATCCTGCTGATGGGGCTGCTCGGCTTCTTCGCGGGGTTCTTGCTCGTCCCCTTGAACGCGCTGATCCAGTGGCGGTCGCCGGCGGATCGGCGGGGCGCCGTGATCGCGGCCACGAACGTGCTCGTCTACGCGGGGATGCTCGCCGGCTCGGTGTTGGCCCTAGTGCTCGCCTGGGCGGAGGTCTCGGGACGGGGCGTCTTCCTGATGATCGGGCTCGGGCTGGCCGTCGGGTATCTGTGGGCGATGACGCTCGTGCCCGAGGCATTCTTCCGCTTCGTCTTCCTGAGCATGGGCGCCACGATCTACCGCATCCGGTTCGTGGGCCGGGAGAACGTGCCCAAGGAGGGCCAGGCGCTACTGGTCCCGAACCACGTCTCGTTCGTCGACGGCCTGTTCATCATGGCGCTGTCGGACCGGCCGGTGCGGTTCGTCATCTTCTCCGAGTTCTTCGATAAACCGATCCTGGGCCGGTTGCTCAGGGCCATGCGGGCGATCCCGATCTCGGCGTCGGGAGGCCCGCGGTTGATCTTGCAAGCCTTCCGCGAGGCCGGCCGGGCGCTCGACGCCGGGGAGTTGGTCTGCATCTTCCCCGAGGGCCAGCTCACGCGCACGGGCCTGATCGGCCCATTCCAGCGCGGCTTGCAGCGGATCGTCAAGAACCGGACGACGCCCATCATCCCGATCCACCTCGACCGGCTGTACGAGAGCGTCTTCGCGCCCGTGAGCGGCCGGCGGCTGCCGGGGCGGATCCCCTTGCCCGTCACGGTCTCGATCGGCGCCCCCCTTCCCCCGACGGCCTCGCTGTTCGAGATGCGTCAGGCGATCCGCGACCTCGACAACGCCGCCTGGACCTATCGCAAGAACGACTCGCGCCCCCTGCATCACGGTTTCATCCGCGAGGCCCGTCGCCACCCTCGGCGGCACGCCCTGATGGACCTCCAGAAGCCGCCCCTGTCCTACAGCCGCACGCTGGCCGGGGCGCTGGCGATCGCCCGACAGTTGCGGCCGCACTGGGACGGCGAGACGAACGTCGGCGTGATGCTGCCGGCGAGCTTGGGCGCGGCGGTGATCAACATCGGGGCCGCCCTCGCGGGCAAGGCGGTCGTCAACCTGAACTTCACGGCCGGTCGCGCGGGGATGGAGTCGGCCGCGAGGCAGGCGGGGCTGAAAACCCTGATCACCAGCCGCCAGTTCCTCGCGAAGGCCAAGCTCGAAGCTCCCGGCGGGCTCAGGCTGATCTACGCCGAGGATGAGATGGCGAAGATCACCCGGAGCGACAAGCTGAAGGCCCTGGCCCTGGCCCTGTTCGCCCCGATCAAGACGTTGGAACGCTACGCCGGGGCGACCAGGCCCGTGTCGCTCGACGACGTGGCGACGATCATCTTCAGCAGCGGCAGCACGGGCGAGCCCAAGGGCGTGGTGCTCACGCATTTCAACGTCATCTCGGACATCGAGGCGATCCGCCGGATGTACCGGGTGCTGCCGCACGACCGCCTGGCCTCGATCCTGCCGTTCTTCCACTCGTTCGGCTACATGATGTTCTGGTTCGCCAAGACGAGCGGCATGGGGTCGGCCTTCCACCCCTCGCCGCTAGACGCGATCTCGGTGGGCCAGCTCGTGGAACGTTTCTCGGTGACGGTCCTGATGGCGACTCCGACGTTCCTGCACCTCTACATCCGGCGCTGCACGCCGTCGCAATTCGGGTCGCTGCGGCTCGTCCTCGCCGGCGCCGAGCGATTGCCGGACTCGCTGCTGGCGGCCTTCGAGGATGCATTCGGCATCCGGCCGATGGAAGGCTACGGGGTCACCGAGTGCTCGCCGGTGGTCGCGGTCAACGCGTTCGACTTCCGGGCCCCGCGGTTCTTCCAGCCCGGGGCGCGGCGCGGCTACGTGGGCCAGCCGGTCCCGGGCGTGGCGGTCCGGATCGTCTCGGCGACCACCCGCGACACGATGGGCCCGAACGAGGAGGGCCTCGTCTACGTCAAGGGCCCGAACGTCATGCAGGGCTATCTCGGTCGCGAAGACCTGACGGCCAAGGCCTTCGTCGACGGCTGGTACAACACCGGCGACCTGGGTTTGTTGAGCGACGACGGCTTCCTCAAGATCACGGGCCGGCTCTCGCGGTTCTCGAAGATCGGCGGCGAGATGGTCCCCCACGGCCGCGTCGAGGAGGCCCTGCAAGAGGCGGTCAAGGCGGACACCCAGCAGTTCGCCGTGACCTCGGTCGGCGACCCCAAGAAGGGCGAGAAGCTCGCCGTCCTGACCACCCTGGACGACGCCAAGGTCGACGCGGCCCTGGGAAGGCTCGTCGAGATGGGCCTGCCCAACCTCTTCATCCCGCGCCGCGACCACGTCTTCAAGGTCCCGTCGATCCCCATGCTGGGCAGCGGCAAGCTTGATCTCCGGGCCGTCCACAAGCTGGCCGAGGAGTCGCTCGCGGCCCACGAACCCGCCGCCTCCCGCGCCTGA
- a CDS encoding GDP-mannose 4,6-dehydratase, producing MRVLITGGAGFIGSHLADAYLDRGDEVFILDDLSTGSIDNIRHLRARPKFHYVIESVHHASTVAELVDQCDVVFHLAAAVGVKLIVESPVRTIETNVHGAEVVLAAANKKKKKVLLASTSEVYGLSEDVPFREDGNLVLGATSKGRWSYACSKAIDEFLALAYWRERKLPTVLVRLFNTVGPRQTGQYGMVVPTFVKQALTGRPITIYGDGAQSRCFTDVSDVIAALVGLMDHPGAVGEVYNIGSTEEVTIRQLAERVRTLTDSTSEIVHIPYEQAYGDGFEDMPRRVPDLSKIHALIGYQPRKSLDQILGGVIDFFRDAPTAPTRPEPIAG from the coding sequence ATGCGCGTGCTCATCACCGGGGGCGCCGGCTTCATCGGCTCGCATCTGGCCGACGCCTACCTGGATCGGGGCGACGAGGTCTTCATCCTCGACGACCTCTCGACGGGAAGCATCGACAACATCCGCCACCTCCGCGCGCGGCCGAAGTTCCACTACGTCATCGAAAGCGTACACCACGCCTCGACCGTGGCGGAACTCGTCGACCAGTGCGACGTCGTCTTCCACCTCGCGGCGGCCGTCGGCGTCAAGTTGATCGTCGAGAGCCCCGTGCGGACGATCGAGACCAACGTCCACGGCGCCGAGGTCGTGCTCGCCGCCGCCAACAAGAAGAAGAAGAAGGTCCTGCTGGCGTCGACCTCGGAAGTCTACGGCCTGAGCGAGGACGTCCCGTTCCGCGAGGACGGCAACCTCGTGCTCGGCGCGACCAGCAAGGGGCGCTGGAGCTACGCCTGCTCGAAGGCCATCGACGAGTTCCTCGCCCTGGCCTACTGGCGCGAGCGCAAGCTGCCGACGGTTTTGGTCCGGCTGTTCAACACCGTCGGCCCCCGCCAGACGGGCCAGTACGGCATGGTCGTGCCGACGTTCGTCAAGCAGGCCCTGACCGGCCGACCGATCACCATCTACGGCGACGGCGCCCAGTCGCGCTGCTTCACCGACGTCAGCGACGTCATCGCCGCGCTCGTCGGCTTGATGGACCACCCCGGCGCCGTCGGCGAGGTCTACAACATCGGCTCGACGGAGGAGGTCACCATCCGCCAACTCGCGGAACGCGTGCGGACCCTCACCGACTCGACCTCGGAGATCGTCCACATCCCCTACGAGCAGGCCTACGGCGACGGCTTCGAAGACATGCCTCGGCGCGTCCCGGACCTTTCCAAGATCCACGCGCTCATCGGATATCAGCCCCGCAAGTCGCTCGACCAGATCCTCGGCGGCGTGATCGATTTCTTCCGCGACGCCCCGACCGCCCCGACGCGGCCCGAGCCGATCGCGGGCTGA
- a CDS encoding recombinase family protein, giving the protein MRAGLYARVSTHDQQTLGLQSEAMATYIENRGWVAATQIEDVGSGSKERPGRKSLLMAARRREVDVIVVWRLDRWGRSVADLMTTLRDLTELGIGFVSLTEALDLTTSAGRATAGMLAIFAEFEREILRERVRAGIAQARKEGRRHGRPRTASLKSEEVLRLKAERVSHSEIARRVGIGRSSVRRILEEAG; this is encoded by the coding sequence ATGCGTGCCGGACTTTACGCCCGCGTCTCGACCCACGATCAGCAGACCCTCGGCCTCCAATCCGAGGCGATGGCGACTTACATCGAGAATCGTGGCTGGGTCGCCGCGACACAAATCGAGGACGTCGGCTCGGGGTCGAAGGAGCGTCCGGGGCGGAAGTCTCTCTTGATGGCGGCACGTCGCCGCGAGGTCGACGTGATCGTGGTCTGGCGTCTCGACCGCTGGGGCCGGTCGGTGGCCGACTTGATGACCACGCTCCGGGATCTGACCGAGCTGGGCATCGGCTTCGTGTCGCTGACCGAGGCCCTCGACCTGACGACCTCAGCGGGCCGAGCGACGGCGGGGATGCTGGCGATCTTCGCCGAGTTCGAACGGGAGATCCTGCGAGAGAGGGTCCGGGCAGGGATCGCCCAGGCCCGCAAGGAAGGCCGACGGCACGGCCGGCCCCGGACGGCGTCGCTGAAGTCCGAGGAGGTTCTCCGACTCAAGGCCGAGCGGGTGAGCCACTCCGAGATCGCGCGACGAGTGGGGATCGGCCGGTCCTCGGTGCGACGAATCCTGGAGGAGGCGGGCTGA
- the tnpC gene encoding IS66 family transposase, which translates to MRTDDVSLPDDLAAAHLQLREQAETLRRQGLLISKLQHQLERLLRQKFGRKGERVDPAQLLLFAADVVEVPAPGPTAEVEADTPPANPRGGGRKPLSASLPRKRIVHDVPLEDRACPECGAERRRIGEEAREQLEYIPASLVVLEHVRPKYACKDCQAHVAIAERLPEPIEKGLPGAGLLAHVAVSKFADYLPLYRLEGIFRRNGVALARSTMCDWMAACAGLLEPIVKAMARRVLTSAVIGTDDTPVTVQDHDGKGSKTGRLWAYLGDRDNPFVVYDYTPDRGRAGPERFLEGYRSGYLQSDAYAGYDGLHKRGLVEVGCWAHARRKFHEARTSDPDRSHAAIARIGRLYAVEREARDGGWGDVRLMAARSERSRPVLESLWAWLDHEAMKVMPKSPIGEAIAYARSNRVALTRYLESPHLSIDNNATENAIRPIALGRKNWLHLGSDRGGRTAATLLSLVQSCKALGNEPFAYLRDVLDRVSTHPASRIEDLLPDRRVLPWPSGGRKG; encoded by the coding sequence ATGCGAACCGACGACGTCTCGCTCCCCGACGACCTGGCCGCCGCCCACCTCCAGCTCCGCGAGCAGGCCGAGACCCTGCGTCGGCAGGGCCTGCTCATCAGCAAGCTCCAGCACCAGCTCGAGCGACTCCTCCGGCAGAAGTTCGGCAGGAAGGGCGAGCGGGTCGACCCCGCCCAGTTGCTCCTCTTCGCCGCCGACGTCGTCGAGGTCCCCGCCCCGGGGCCGACCGCCGAGGTGGAGGCCGACACGCCCCCGGCGAACCCCCGCGGCGGCGGCCGCAAGCCGCTGTCGGCGAGCCTGCCCCGCAAGCGGATCGTCCACGACGTCCCCCTCGAAGACCGCGCCTGCCCCGAATGCGGGGCCGAACGCCGCAGGATCGGCGAGGAGGCCCGCGAGCAGCTCGAGTACATCCCCGCCAGCCTCGTGGTCCTGGAGCATGTCCGTCCCAAATATGCCTGCAAGGATTGCCAGGCCCACGTCGCGATCGCCGAGCGGCTCCCCGAGCCGATCGAGAAGGGGCTGCCCGGCGCCGGCCTGCTGGCCCACGTCGCGGTCAGCAAGTTCGCCGACTACCTGCCGCTGTATCGCCTCGAGGGGATCTTCCGGCGGAATGGCGTCGCGCTGGCCCGCTCGACGATGTGCGACTGGATGGCCGCCTGCGCCGGACTCCTCGAGCCGATCGTCAAGGCGATGGCCCGCCGGGTCCTGACCTCGGCGGTCATCGGCACCGACGACACGCCGGTGACGGTCCAGGACCACGACGGCAAGGGGTCCAAGACCGGCCGGCTCTGGGCCTACCTCGGCGACCGCGACAACCCGTTCGTCGTCTATGATTACACCCCGGACCGGGGCCGCGCCGGCCCCGAGCGGTTCCTCGAGGGCTACCGGTCGGGCTATCTCCAATCCGACGCCTACGCCGGCTACGACGGCCTGCACAAGCGCGGCCTGGTGGAGGTGGGCTGCTGGGCCCACGCGCGGCGGAAGTTCCACGAAGCTCGCACCAGCGACCCGGACCGATCGCACGCGGCGATCGCGCGGATCGGCCGCCTCTACGCGGTCGAACGCGAGGCCCGGGACGGCGGGTGGGGCGATGTCCGACTGATGGCGGCCCGGAGCGAGCGGTCGCGGCCGGTTCTGGAGTCGCTGTGGGCGTGGCTGGATCACGAGGCGATGAAGGTGATGCCGAAGAGCCCCATCGGCGAGGCGATCGCCTACGCCCGGTCGAACAGGGTCGCCCTGACGCGGTATCTCGAGTCTCCGCACCTGTCGATCGACAACAACGCGACGGAGAACGCGATCCGGCCGATCGCCCTGGGACGGAAGAACTGGCTGCACCTGGGCAGCGACCGAGGCGGGCGCACGGCGGCGACGCTTCTGAGCCTGGTGCAGAGTTGCAAGGCCCTGGGCAACGAGCCGTTCGCCTACCTGCGGGACGTGCTCGACCGGGTGAGCACGCACCCGGCCAGCCGGATCGAAGACCTCCTACCGGATCGCCGGGTGTTGCCGTGGCCGTCGGGCGGCCGAAAGGGATAG
- the tnpB gene encoding IS66 family insertion sequence element accessory protein TnpB (TnpB, as the term is used for proteins encoded by IS66 family insertion elements, is considered an accessory protein, since TnpC, encoded by a neighboring gene, is a DDE family transposase.) — protein sequence MIGLPSTLRVYVAAAPVDLRKSYDGLAQVARDALGQDPTSGHLLVFANRRRDRIKILYWDRDGFALWMKRLEVGTFRWPDPAAAGIEWTPAELAAMLGGIDLKAARRRPRYSLATP from the coding sequence ATGATCGGCCTGCCTTCGACCCTCCGCGTCTACGTCGCCGCCGCCCCGGTCGACCTCAGGAAGAGCTATGACGGCCTGGCGCAGGTCGCCCGCGACGCCCTCGGCCAGGACCCGACCTCGGGGCATCTGCTCGTCTTCGCCAACCGTCGCCGCGACCGGATCAAGATCCTGTATTGGGACAGGGACGGCTTCGCCCTCTGGATGAAGAGGCTCGAGGTCGGCACCTTCCGCTGGCCCGATCCCGCCGCCGCGGGGATCGAGTGGACCCCCGCCGAGCTCGCCGCCATGCTCGGCGGGATCGACCTGAAGGCCGCCCGGCGGCGGCCGCGATATTCCCTCGCCACGCCCTGA
- the tnpA gene encoding IS66 family insertion sequence element accessory protein TnpA, giving the protein MPLRYADPIPWRQVFDDQRRSGLTQAEFCRRLGLPLHAFRKRLYARPSPSLAPEPTAAAPSPTDRPRLVPVTLVADPVAPESAPTADALVLILDGRRRIAVAPGFDAETLRRLVDAIEGRP; this is encoded by the coding sequence ATGCCGCTTCGCTACGCCGATCCTATCCCCTGGCGCCAGGTCTTCGACGACCAGCGTCGCAGCGGCCTCACCCAGGCCGAGTTCTGCCGCCGCCTCGGCCTCCCCCTCCACGCCTTCCGCAAGCGCCTCTACGCCCGACCCTCCCCCTCCCTCGCGCCCGAGCCCACCGCCGCCGCCCCGAGCCCGACCGATCGGCCTCGCCTCGTCCCCGTCACCCTGGTCGCCGACCCGGTCGCCCCCGAGTCCGCCCCGACCGCCGACGCCCTGGTCCTGATCCTCGACGGCCGCCGCCGGATTGCCGTCGCCCCCGGCTTCGACGCCGAGACCCTCCGACGCCTCGTGGACGCGATCGAGGGCCGCCCATGA
- a CDS encoding GxGYxYP domain-containing protein, whose amino-acid sequence MMNSRRAHRFFAVALASIASAGTIARAEGPAIITHTLAARGDAASYDEAMAAATLQGIINRDSPRVYIRSNANKRPDYWLEILRRPGGWLEVRGAPTPVDLDALVELAREHLRGAVIWDPAVPATVNVATTVAGVEDAVVLSPELAESRLKAWKLPILIDLRNRFDGKETGSKKNDAYRWAVREYLDKGRCSSHRLLLNEDAATLRAVGGLGDVVTRDWAVKNRSFVFDLSPWGDEVPGDDPGQRLGLDLETYRLILDSVARHAAGRELTELAGFFSFAKYAAVPGHASRHDPVPTEWETVRLISPFGCYQNTVTGDSFNQSFHSQAPRKPLAQRRPPVRRGPGDTTYIAMFMADYDSTMPLYEILPPKWDSPARGKLPLAWGINPNLVESYPDLIAHYYATASPNDLFTADASAAGYL is encoded by the coding sequence ATGATGAACTCCCGCCGCGCCCACCGTTTCTTCGCCGTGGCCCTGGCTTCGATCGCCTCCGCCGGGACGATCGCCCGCGCCGAGGGGCCCGCGATCATCACCCACACCCTCGCCGCCCGGGGGGACGCCGCCTCGTACGACGAGGCGATGGCGGCGGCGACGCTCCAGGGGATCATCAACCGAGATTCGCCCCGCGTCTACATCCGGTCGAACGCCAACAAGCGTCCCGACTACTGGCTCGAAATCCTCCGCCGCCCGGGAGGATGGCTCGAAGTCCGCGGGGCGCCGACTCCGGTCGACCTCGACGCCCTGGTCGAGCTGGCGCGCGAGCATCTCCGCGGGGCCGTGATCTGGGATCCGGCCGTCCCGGCGACCGTGAACGTCGCCACGACCGTCGCGGGCGTCGAGGACGCGGTGGTCCTCAGCCCCGAGCTGGCCGAGTCGCGTTTGAAGGCCTGGAAGCTCCCCATCCTCATCGACCTTCGCAATCGATTCGACGGCAAAGAGACCGGCAGCAAGAAGAACGACGCCTACCGGTGGGCCGTACGCGAATATCTCGACAAGGGTCGCTGCTCCTCGCATCGCCTGCTTCTGAACGAGGACGCCGCCACGCTGCGGGCCGTCGGCGGTCTCGGCGACGTCGTCACCCGCGACTGGGCGGTCAAGAATCGGTCGTTCGTCTTCGACCTCTCCCCCTGGGGCGACGAGGTCCCCGGCGACGACCCGGGCCAGCGGCTCGGGCTCGACCTGGAAACCTACCGGCTGATCCTGGATTCGGTCGCCCGGCATGCGGCCGGCCGCGAGCTGACCGAGTTGGCCGGCTTCTTCTCGTTCGCCAAGTACGCCGCCGTCCCCGGCCACGCCAGCCGGCACGACCCCGTCCCGACCGAGTGGGAGACGGTGCGGCTGATCTCGCCGTTCGGCTGCTACCAGAACACGGTCACCGGCGACAGCTTCAACCAGTCGTTCCACAGTCAGGCCCCGCGGAAGCCGCTGGCCCAGCGCCGCCCGCCCGTCCGGCGCGGGCCCGGCGACACGACGTACATCGCGATGTTCATGGCCGATTACGACTCGACGATGCCGCTCTACGAGATCCTGCCGCCGAAGTGGGACTCCCCGGCGCGGGGCAAGCTGCCGCTGGCCTGGGGGATCAACCCGAACCTGGTCGAGTCGTACCCCGACCTCATCGCCCATTATTACGCGACCGCCTCGCCCAACGACCTGTTCACGGCCGACGCCAGCGCGGCCGGTTATTTGTAA